The Amblyomma americanum isolate KBUSLIRL-KWMA chromosome 5, ASM5285725v1, whole genome shotgun sequence genome window below encodes:
- the LOC144133164 gene encoding sulfotransferase ssu-1-like, with protein sequence MDSKLYKYVNGICTPKAFRDENVRSAIGYRPRDGDVFIVTYPKCGTTWTQYIVCNILTRGEPPSDIGNFDLMSPFLDARGAEGAKHPLRNGPLLTHLPPCVFQPVKGSKYIYVARNPNDCAVSFYHFLNGFQQKDFVDFDEFLTLFLSGKVPYGDYFDHLLFWYGRREDSNIHFVTYEQLKQDTREEVLKMADFLGAEHGTALRQDETLIRKVLEACRLDNMRTFIKENPVDRFQRATHVLCAASGESNEALKNHEEVGGEIRNTSDFLRKGVVGDWKGYFTREQMEKTKAWIEEKTQGSDVMNLWRDFGLP encoded by the exons ATGGATTCCAAGCTCTACAAATACGTCAACGGCATCTGTACACCAAAGGCATTTCGAGATGAAAACGTCCGTTCAGCTATTGGGTACCGACCACGGGACGGAGACGTTTTCATCGTGACCTATCCAAAGTGCGGCACAACCTGGACGCAGTACATCGTGTGCAACATACTGACCAGAGGAGAACCGCCTTCGGATATTGGGAATTTTGACCTCATGAGCCCGTTCCTGGATGCAAGGGGAGCCGAGGGTGCTAAACACCCGTTGAGAAACGGGCCCCTTTTGACCCACCTGCCACCTTGCGTTTTTCAACCTGTGAAGGGGTCGAAGTACATTTACGTAGCAAGGAACCCTAACGACTGCGCCGTATCCTTCTACCACTTTCTCAATGGTTTCCAACAGAAAGACTTCGTCGACTTCGACGAGTTCCTAACACTGTTCTTGTCAGGAAAG GTTCCTTACGGCGACTATTTTGACCACTTGCTCTTTTGGTATGGACGTCGAGAAGACTCCAACATTCACTTCGTTACCTACGAACAACTGAAACAAGACACCAGAGAAGAAGTACTCAAGATGGCCGACTTTCTCGGTGCGGAACACGGCACAGCGCTACGCCAAGATGAAACTTTAATTCGTAAAGTTCTAGAGGCATGCAGACTGGACAATATGAGGACATTTATTAAGGAAAACCCGGTGGACCGGTTTCAAAGGGCCACCCATGTTTTGTGCGCGGCGTCTGGGGAATCGAATGAAGCGTTAAAGAATCATGAAGAAGTCGGCGGGGAGATCCGCAATACATCCGATTTTCTTCGAAAAGGAGTGGTCGGTGATTGGAAGGGTTATTTCACACGGGAGCAAATGGAGAAGACCAAGGCTTGGATTGAAGAAAAAACACAGGGCAGTGATGTTATGAATTTGTGGCGGGACTTTGGGCTTCCTTGA